CAGGTAGCGCTCCCCGAAGCTGGGGATGACGACGACGACCAGCTTGCCCTCCATCTCGGGGCGGCTGGCCACCTGCACGGCGGCCGACAGGGCGGCGCCGGAGGACAGGCCCGCGAGGATGCCCTCCTCGGCGGCCGCGCGGCGGGCCCAGGCGACGGAGGTGTCGATGTCGACGTCGACCACCTCGTCGTAGACGCTCGTGTCGAGGACCTCGGGCACGAAGTTGGGGCCGATGCCCTGGATCTTGTGGGGACCGGGCTGGCCGCCGTTGAGGATCGGAGACTCCTTCGGCTCGACCGCCACCACGCGCAGCCCGGGCTTGCGCTCCTTGAGCACCTGCCCGACGCCGGTGATGGTGCCCCCCGTGCCGATGCCCGCGACGACCACGTCGACGGCGCCGTCGGTGTCCTCCCAGATCTCCTCGGCGGTGGTGCGGCGGTGCACCTCGGGGTTGGCGGCGTTGGCGAACTGGCGCACCTGCACCGCGCCGCGCTCGGTGGCGACCTCGACGGCGCGGGCGACGGCGCCCTTCATGCCCTCGCTGCCCGGGGTGAGGACCACCTCGGCGCCGTACGCCCTCAGCAGCGCACGCCGCTCGAGGCTCATCGTCTCGGGCATGGTCAGCACCACGCGGTAGCCCCGGGCCGCACCGGCCATGGCCAGGCCGATGCCGGTGTTGCCGCTGGTCGCCTCGACGACGGTGCCGCCGGGC
The Quadrisphaera sp. RL12-1S DNA segment above includes these coding regions:
- the cysK gene encoding cysteine synthase A, translating into MRIYDDVTQLVGRTPLVRLNRLSEGAVAQVVAKLEFYNPSASVKDRIAVAMLDAAEASGELRPGGTVVEATSGNTGIGLAMAGAARGYRVVLTMPETMSLERRALLRAYGAEVVLTPGSEGMKGAVARAVEVATERGAVQVRQFANAANPEVHRRTTAEEIWEDTDGAVDVVVAGIGTGGTITGVGQVLKERKPGLRVVAVEPKESPILNGGQPGPHKIQGIGPNFVPEVLDTSVYDEVVDVDIDTSVAWARRAAAEEGILAGLSSGAALSAAVQVASRPEMEGKLVVVVIPSFGERYLSTVLYSDLMQ